Proteins encoded by one window of Cyanobium sp. NS01:
- the psbM gene encoding photosystem II reaction center protein PsbM, which translates to METNDLGFVASLMFVLVPTVFLLVLYIQTSSRQRG; encoded by the coding sequence ATGGAAACCAACGATCTCGGCTTTGTTGCCAGCCTGATGTTCGTGTTGGTTCCCACCGTGTTCCTGCTGGTGCTCTACATCCAGACCAGCAGCCGTCAGCGCGGCTGA
- a CDS encoding 2Fe-2S iron-sulfur cluster-binding protein yields MPVIRFLREERDVECYPGENLREVALREGVQLYGLKGALGNCGGCGQCITCFVEVPEGQATQALTGRTPVEDQKLKRRPGNWRLACQTLVQQSLVVITRPQVGLADKDRRQAAAMASPLPPGPTTWPEPPAASQKEAGPDPKPDAVDVAAADAADLGADRGATAGEGP; encoded by the coding sequence ATGCCCGTGATCCGGTTCCTGCGAGAGGAGCGTGATGTGGAGTGCTACCCGGGCGAGAACCTCCGGGAGGTGGCTTTGCGCGAAGGGGTTCAGCTCTACGGGCTCAAGGGTGCCCTGGGCAACTGTGGTGGCTGCGGCCAGTGCATCACCTGCTTCGTGGAAGTCCCCGAGGGCCAGGCAACTCAGGCCCTCACGGGGCGCACCCCGGTGGAAGACCAGAAGCTCAAGCGCCGCCCGGGCAACTGGCGGCTGGCCTGCCAGACCCTGGTGCAGCAGTCGTTGGTGGTGATCACCCGGCCCCAGGTGGGTCTGGCCGACAAGGACCGCCGCCAGGCGGCCGCCATGGCCTCACCGCTGCCGCCTGGACCCACGACCTGGCCCGAGCCCCCTGCCGCCAGCCAGAAGGAGGCCGGCCCCGATCCGAAGCCCGATGCAGTGGACGTCGCCGCCGCAGACGCCGCCGACCTGGGCGCGGATCGCGGTGCAACGGCCGGTGAAGGCCCCTGA
- a CDS encoding HAD family hydrolase: MALLLLRGEPIGEVDAVLFDKDGTLSISEPMLHALATARVTHGLKLLGERHGPLHARQGSRARELLEQAYGLRGQGIDPAGTTAVACREHNLISTATALTQVGLGWPEALELSQEVFTVTDHLHGQGSASPPGASPGLHGLVQRLAGAGLRCAVISNDDQAGIEAFLLSQGMRPHFQASWSAEHTPRKPDPAAVLGLCEALGVEPDRCALIGDANSDLRMARSAGVGVVLGYLAGWSSPPPLDPSFPQLSHWAELGARQGDAITP, from the coding sequence GTGGCCCTGCTGCTGCTGAGGGGTGAACCGATCGGGGAGGTGGACGCCGTGCTGTTCGACAAGGACGGCACCCTCTCGATCAGCGAGCCCATGCTCCATGCCCTGGCCACGGCCCGGGTGACACATGGACTGAAGCTTCTGGGAGAGCGCCATGGCCCGCTGCATGCCAGGCAAGGATCCCGCGCCAGAGAACTGCTGGAGCAGGCCTACGGATTGCGGGGCCAGGGCATCGATCCAGCCGGCACCACGGCCGTGGCCTGCCGCGAGCACAACCTCATCTCCACGGCCACGGCCCTGACCCAGGTGGGTCTCGGTTGGCCGGAGGCGCTTGAGCTCAGCCAGGAGGTCTTCACCGTCACCGACCACCTGCACGGCCAGGGCAGCGCCAGCCCTCCAGGAGCCAGCCCAGGGCTGCACGGGTTGGTGCAGCGGCTGGCCGGAGCCGGGCTGCGCTGCGCCGTGATCAGCAACGACGACCAGGCCGGCATCGAGGCCTTTCTGCTGAGCCAGGGGATGCGACCGCACTTTCAGGCCAGCTGGAGCGCCGAGCACACCCCTCGCAAACCCGACCCCGCCGCCGTGCTGGGCCTCTGCGAAGCCCTGGGGGTGGAACCGGATCGCTGCGCGCTGATCGGCGATGCCAACAGCGACCTGCGCATGGCCCGCAGCGCCGGCGTCGGCGTGGTGCTGGGCTACCTGGCGGGCTGGAGCAGCCCACCTCCCCTGGATCCCTCCTTCCCCCAGCTCAGCCACTGGGCTGAGCTGGGCGCGCGCCAGGGTGACGCAATCACGCCATAA
- the psbB gene encoding photosystem II chlorophyll-binding protein CP47, with the protein MGLPWYRVHTVVINDPGRLLAVHLMHTALVAGWAGSMALYELAIFDPSDPVLNPMWRQGMFVMPFMARLGVTGSWGGWSITGETGVDPGFWSFEGVAAAHIIFSGLLFLAAIWHWTFWDLEIWQDPRTGEPALDLPKIFGIHLLLAGLGCFGFGAFHLTGVFGPGMWVSDAYGIAGHLEPVQPSWGPEGFNPFNPGGIVAHHIAAGIVGIIAGIFHITTRPPERLYKALRMGNIETVLASAIAAVFFAAFVVAGTMWYGAAATPVELFGPTRFQWDQSYFKAEISRRVQTALDNGASMEEAYGSIPEKLAFYDYVGNSPAKGGLFRVGPMVNGDGLPTGWLGHISFTDKEGRDLQVRRLPNFFENFPVVLEDQDGIVRGDIPFRRAEAKYSFEQTGITATVYGGALNGQTFTDPAAVKRLARKAQLGEAFEFDRETYNSDGTFRSSPRGWFTFGHATFALLFFFGHIWHGARTLYRDVFAGIDPDLGDQVEFGLFQKLGDKSTRRLPEGYVPPAGSTLS; encoded by the coding sequence ATGGGACTGCCCTGGTATCGGGTGCACACGGTCGTGATCAACGACCCGGGCCGACTGTTGGCCGTGCACCTCATGCACACCGCGCTGGTGGCCGGCTGGGCCGGCTCCATGGCGCTCTATGAGCTTGCGATCTTCGATCCATCCGACCCGGTGCTCAACCCCATGTGGCGCCAGGGGATGTTCGTCATGCCCTTCATGGCCCGCCTTGGGGTCACCGGCAGCTGGGGTGGCTGGAGCATCACCGGTGAAACCGGGGTGGACCCTGGCTTCTGGAGCTTCGAGGGCGTAGCCGCCGCCCACATCATCTTCAGCGGCCTGCTCTTCCTGGCCGCCATCTGGCACTGGACCTTCTGGGATCTCGAGATCTGGCAGGACCCCCGCACCGGCGAACCCGCCCTCGACCTGCCGAAGATCTTCGGCATCCACCTGCTGCTGGCTGGCCTCGGCTGCTTCGGCTTCGGCGCCTTCCACCTCACGGGCGTCTTCGGCCCGGGGATGTGGGTGAGCGATGCCTACGGCATTGCCGGGCATCTGGAGCCCGTACAACCCTCCTGGGGACCTGAGGGCTTCAACCCCTTCAACCCCGGCGGCATCGTGGCCCACCACATCGCCGCCGGCATCGTGGGCATCATCGCCGGCATCTTCCACATCACCACCCGACCGCCGGAACGCCTCTACAAGGCCCTGCGGATGGGCAACATCGAAACGGTGCTGGCCTCGGCCATTGCTGCCGTGTTCTTTGCCGCCTTCGTGGTGGCCGGCACCATGTGGTACGGCGCTGCCGCCACCCCGGTGGAGTTGTTCGGCCCCACCCGCTTCCAGTGGGACCAGAGCTACTTCAAGGCTGAGATCAGCCGTCGGGTGCAGACCGCCCTCGACAACGGTGCCTCCATGGAGGAGGCCTACGGTTCCATCCCCGAGAAACTCGCCTTCTACGACTACGTCGGCAACAGTCCCGCCAAGGGCGGCCTGTTCCGTGTGGGCCCGATGGTGAACGGCGACGGCCTGCCCACCGGCTGGCTCGGCCACATCTCCTTCACCGACAAGGAGGGCCGCGACCTGCAGGTGCGCCGCCTGCCCAACTTCTTCGAGAACTTCCCCGTGGTGCTCGAAGACCAGGACGGCATCGTCCGGGGCGACATCCCCTTCCGCCGGGCTGAAGCCAAGTACTCCTTCGAGCAGACCGGCATCACCGCCACGGTCTATGGCGGTGCCCTGAACGGCCAGACCTTCACCGATCCGGCCGCTGTGAAACGGCTGGCCCGCAAGGCCCAGCTTGGTGAGGCGTTCGAGTTCGACCGCGAGACCTACAACTCCGACGGCACCTTCCGCAGCTCACCCCGCGGCTGGTTCACCTTCGGCCATGCCACCTTCGCCCTGCTGTTCTTCTTCGGCCACATCTGGCACGGTGCCCGCACCCTCTACCGCGACGTGTTCGCCGGGATCGATCCCGATCTGGGCGACCAGGTGGAGTTCGGCCTGTTCCAGAAGCTGGGCGACAAGTCGACCCGCCGCCTGCCGGAGGGCTACGTGCCCCCGGCCGGCTCCACCCTCAGCTGA
- the nrdR gene encoding transcriptional regulator NrdR yields the protein MQCPSCQHTDSRVLESRAADSGRSVRRRRECLNCEFRFTTYERVETVPITVVKRNGSRETFNRAKLLHGLLRACEKTGLEPARLELVVDEIELQLQQRSCREVTSADIGELVLQQLAEMSEVAYVRFASVYRQFQGISDFVAALERLNRRASKATQLAAIG from the coding sequence ATGCAATGCCCCTCCTGCCAACACACCGACAGCCGGGTGCTCGAATCACGGGCCGCAGACAGCGGCAGGAGCGTGCGGCGACGCCGCGAATGTCTGAACTGTGAGTTCCGTTTCACCACCTATGAACGGGTGGAAACGGTGCCCATCACCGTGGTGAAGCGCAACGGCAGCCGTGAAACCTTCAACCGCGCCAAGCTGCTGCACGGCTTGCTGAGAGCCTGTGAAAAAACCGGACTCGAGCCAGCACGGCTGGAGCTGGTGGTGGACGAGATCGAGCTGCAGCTGCAGCAGCGCTCCTGCCGGGAAGTGACCAGCGCCGACATCGGCGAGCTGGTGTTGCAGCAACTGGCCGAGATGAGCGAAGTGGCCTACGTGCGCTTTGCCTCGGTGTACCGGCAGTTCCAGGGCATCAGCGATTTTGTGGCCGCTCTCGAGCGGCTCAATCGCCGCGCCAGCAAGGCCACGCAGCTGGCGGCGATCGGCTAG
- a CDS encoding photosystem II reaction center protein T, which translates to MESFAYILILALALATLFFAIAFRDPPKIGK; encoded by the coding sequence ATGGAGAGCTTCGCCTACATCCTGATCCTGGCCCTGGCCCTGGCCACCCTCTTCTTTGCGATCGCCTTCCGCGATCCGCCGAAGATTGGCAAATAG
- a CDS encoding 30S ribosomal protein S1 translates to MTVTPSDISSTEAADLAVAAEAADDLDLAIPEEVPTADDPSSRAATRDLDGVGFTLDEFAALLSKYDYNFKPGDVVNGTVFALESKGAMIDIGAKTAAFMPLQEVSINRVEGLSDVLEPGEIREFFILSEENEDGQLTLSIRRIEYQRAWERVRQLQKEDATIYSEVFATNRGGALVRVEGLRGFIPGSHISTRKAKEELVADFLPLKFLEVDEERNRLVLSHRRALVERKMNRLEVGEVVLGTVRGIKPYGAFIDIGGVSGLLHISEISHEHIETPHTVLNVNDQMKVMIIDLDAERGRISLSTKALEPEPGDMLTDPQKVFDKAEEMAARYKQMLLEQAEDNEPMGVTVD, encoded by the coding sequence ATGACCGTGACCCCTTCCGACATCAGCAGCACTGAGGCCGCCGATCTCGCCGTTGCCGCTGAAGCGGCCGACGATCTCGACCTCGCCATTCCGGAAGAGGTCCCGACAGCGGACGACCCGAGCAGCCGCGCCGCCACCCGTGACCTCGACGGCGTGGGCTTCACGCTGGATGAGTTCGCGGCCCTGCTCAGCAAGTACGACTACAACTTCAAGCCTGGCGACGTCGTCAACGGCACCGTGTTCGCCCTGGAATCCAAGGGCGCGATGATCGACATCGGGGCCAAGACGGCCGCCTTCATGCCCCTGCAGGAGGTGTCGATCAACCGGGTGGAGGGTCTCAGCGATGTGCTGGAGCCCGGCGAGATCCGCGAGTTCTTCATCCTCAGCGAGGAGAACGAAGACGGCCAGCTCACCCTCTCGATCCGCCGCATCGAGTACCAGCGTGCCTGGGAGCGGGTGCGCCAGCTGCAGAAGGAAGACGCCACCATCTACTCCGAGGTGTTCGCCACCAACCGCGGTGGTGCCCTGGTGCGGGTGGAGGGCCTGCGGGGCTTCATCCCCGGCAGCCACATCAGCACCCGCAAGGCCAAGGAAGAGCTAGTGGCCGATTTCCTGCCCCTCAAGTTCCTGGAGGTGGACGAGGAGCGCAACCGCCTGGTGCTCAGCCATCGCCGCGCCCTGGTGGAGCGCAAGATGAATCGCCTCGAGGTGGGCGAAGTGGTGCTGGGCACCGTGCGCGGCATCAAGCCCTACGGCGCCTTCATCGACATCGGCGGCGTGAGTGGCCTGCTGCACATCTCCGAGATCAGCCACGAGCACATCGAAACGCCCCACACGGTGCTGAATGTGAACGACCAGATGAAGGTGATGATCATCGACCTCGATGCCGAACGCGGTCGCATCTCCCTCTCCACCAAGGCCCTGGAGCCGGAACCCGGCGACATGCTCACCGACCCCCAGAAGGTGTTCGACAAGGCGGAGGAGATGGCCGCCCGCTACAAGCAGATGCTGCTCGAGCAGGCTGAAGACAACGAGCCCATGGGTGTCACCGTCGACTGA